From a single Nostoc sp. MS1 genomic region:
- a CDS encoding aspartate kinase, with protein MALIVQKFGGTSVGSVERIQAVAQRVYKTVQAGNSLVVVVSAMGKTTDGLVKLANEISRNPNRREMDMLLSTGEQVTIALLSMALQELGQPAISMTGAQVGIVTEAEHTRARILHIETERLQRHLDEGKVVVVAGFQGISSNGELEITTLGRGGSDTSAVALAAALQANFCEIYTDVPGILTTDPRLVPEAQLMAEITCNEMLELASLGAKVLHPRAVEIARNYGMPLVVKSSWTDDPGTWVTTPKPQGRSLVNLELARPVDEVELDTDQAKVALLRVPDKPGVAARLFGEISRQKVDVDLIIQSIHEGNSNDIAFTVTTPILKRAEAVAAAIAPSLRSPTNPKSDEAEVMLEQNIAKVSIAGAGMIGRPGVAAKMFATLAEAGVNIQMISTSEVKVSCVVDALDGDRAITALRKAFEIETPATSSPTPPPGSQSPAEGNPPAALSHYSPLPNATCYNAGNPRNAVAPPHSLPPVRGVALDLNQARLAIRQVPDRPGMAAQLFGILAKHNISVDMIIQSQRCRIVDGVPRRDIAFTVPRIDGETAQQLLTQVAGQLGWGDVVLDSAIAKVSIVGAGMVGQPGVAAKMFDALAKHQINIQMIATSEIKISCVVSQEQGVQALQVIHSAFELAGSEKFVVPA; from the coding sequence ATGGCGCTTATAGTTCAGAAATTCGGTGGTACATCTGTCGGTTCAGTCGAACGCATCCAAGCAGTAGCACAGCGTGTCTATAAAACAGTGCAAGCAGGAAATTCACTGGTGGTAGTGGTTTCTGCTATGGGGAAAACTACCGATGGACTCGTCAAGTTAGCCAATGAAATATCTCGAAATCCTAACCGCCGGGAAATGGATATGTTGCTTTCCACAGGCGAACAAGTCACCATCGCACTTTTGAGTATGGCGTTGCAGGAACTCGGACAACCTGCGATTTCCATGACTGGCGCACAAGTAGGTATTGTTACCGAAGCTGAACACACCCGCGCCCGAATTTTACACATTGAAACTGAACGTCTACAACGTCATCTGGATGAAGGTAAGGTAGTTGTCGTAGCAGGTTTCCAAGGTATTTCCAGCAATGGAGAATTAGAAATCACCACATTGGGACGTGGTGGTTCTGATACATCAGCCGTGGCTTTAGCGGCTGCCTTACAAGCAAACTTCTGTGAAATTTATACAGATGTACCAGGGATTTTAACTACAGACCCCCGCCTCGTACCCGAAGCCCAGTTAATGGCGGAAATTACCTGTAATGAAATGCTGGAGTTGGCAAGTTTGGGAGCAAAAGTCCTCCATCCCCGCGCTGTGGAAATTGCTCGTAACTATGGTATGCCTTTGGTAGTCAAGTCTAGCTGGACAGATGACCCTGGTACTTGGGTGACTACACCCAAACCCCAAGGGCGATCGCTCGTCAATTTAGAATTAGCTCGTCCAGTCGATGAAGTAGAATTAGATACAGACCAAGCCAAGGTAGCACTATTACGTGTACCTGATAAACCAGGGGTAGCTGCAAGACTATTTGGGGAAATTTCCCGGCAAAAGGTAGACGTAGATTTAATTATTCAATCAATCCACGAAGGTAATAGTAATGACATCGCCTTCACCGTCACCACACCTATATTAAAACGAGCCGAAGCCGTAGCAGCCGCGATCGCCCCATCTCTCCGCAGCCCCACCAACCCCAAATCAGACGAAGCAGAGGTAATGTTAGAACAAAACATTGCCAAAGTCAGCATCGCTGGCGCAGGGATGATCGGCCGTCCTGGGGTAGCCGCGAAGATGTTCGCCACCCTAGCCGAAGCTGGCGTGAACATCCAAATGATTTCCACTAGCGAAGTCAAGGTAAGTTGCGTAGTTGATGCCCTAGATGGCGATCGCGCCATTACAGCGTTGCGTAAAGCATTTGAAATCGAAACCCCAGCCACTTCTTCCCCTACTCCCCCTCCGGGTTCGCAGTCGCCTGCGGAGGGAAACCCTCCCGCAGCGCTGTCTCACTACTCCCCACTCCCCAACGCCACTTGCTACAACGCGGGGAACCCGCGCAACGCAGTGGCTCCTCCCCACTCCCTTCCCCCCGTTCGCGGTGTCGCCCTAGACTTAAACCAAGCCCGTCTGGCGATTCGTCAAGTACCAGATCGTCCGGGGATGGCGGCGCAATTGTTCGGTATTCTGGCAAAGCACAATATCAGCGTGGATATGATTATTCAGTCCCAACGTTGCCGTATCGTTGATGGTGTTCCCCGTCGAGATATTGCTTTCACAGTTCCCCGCATCGATGGCGAAACAGCCCAGCAATTACTTACCCAAGTAGCAGGACAATTAGGTTGGGGTGATGTGGTTTTAGATAGTGCGATCGCTAAAGTTAGTATTGTTGGTGCAGGTATGGTGGGACAACCAGGTGTAGCCGCCAAAATGTTTGACGCATTAGCTAAACACCAAATCAATATTCAGATGATTGCAACTTCGGAAATTAAAATTAGCTGCGTTGTCTCTCAAGAACAAGGTGTCCAAGCTTTGCAAGTTATACACTCAGCCTTTGAGTTAGCTGGTAGCGAAAAATTCGTAGTACCTGCTTAG
- a CDS encoding DUF423 domain-containing protein: protein MTQIFLSVGAILGGLSVAAGAFASHALREKISEQSLEIFETGARYQMYHALALLLVAVLITRLETPPTTLIASGWLFILGIAIFSGSLYALSLTGIKILGAITPLGGVAFLLGWGALAVAAFSIKF, encoded by the coding sequence ATGACGCAGATTTTTTTAAGTGTAGGAGCCATTTTAGGTGGTTTGTCAGTTGCCGCCGGGGCTTTCGCTTCCCATGCCCTACGAGAAAAAATTAGTGAGCAATCGCTAGAGATATTTGAAACTGGCGCTCGTTACCAAATGTACCATGCTCTAGCACTCTTACTAGTAGCCGTCTTAATCACTCGCCTAGAAACACCACCAACAACTTTGATAGCAAGTGGCTGGTTATTTATTCTAGGTATTGCCATTTTTTCCGGCAGTTTATATGCCCTCAGCCTCACCGGAATTAAAATTTTAGGTGCAATCACCCCACTCGGTGGAGTCGCCTTTTTACTTGGCTGGGGTGCGTTAGCTGTTGCCGCCTTCAGTATAAAGTTTTAA
- a CDS encoding nucleoside hydrolase — protein MRKFLIDTDTASDDAVALIMAHHWPDVEVLALTIVNGNVPVGQGVKNALYTLDVCNASTPVYVGCNKPMLREASYADWFHGKDGMGNMLYPEPKSEPHSAHAIDAIIETIKKYPGEITLVTLGPLTNIAAVLLKAPEIATLVQRCVIMGGAANTVGNVTPAAEYNIWVDPEAAKIVFDSGMTMEMVGWELSRHDAALTAAEVETVRNFGTQRARLAMDCNKTALEVSMKMQGAAGLTLADPVAIAVALDPTIVTRQGKYFVDVEINSELTRGATVVDELGVLQKQPNINVVWEINVPKWKEILYRCLR, from the coding sequence ATGCGTAAATTTCTCATTGATACAGATACAGCTTCTGATGATGCAGTGGCGCTCATTATGGCGCACCATTGGCCAGATGTGGAAGTTTTAGCACTAACAATAGTCAACGGTAATGTTCCCGTTGGGCAAGGCGTGAAGAATGCTTTGTACACCCTTGATGTATGCAACGCTTCTACACCTGTATATGTGGGTTGCAACAAGCCTATGTTACGGGAAGCTAGTTATGCTGATTGGTTTCATGGCAAAGATGGTATGGGTAACATGCTCTATCCAGAACCGAAAAGTGAACCCCACTCAGCACATGCTATTGATGCGATTATTGAAACTATTAAAAAATATCCTGGGGAAATTACGTTAGTGACGTTGGGTCCGTTAACAAATATTGCGGCTGTGCTGTTAAAAGCGCCAGAAATAGCTACATTGGTTCAGCGTTGCGTAATTATGGGGGGTGCTGCAAATACAGTGGGCAACGTCACGCCTGCGGCTGAGTATAACATTTGGGTAGACCCAGAAGCCGCCAAGATTGTCTTTGATAGCGGTATGACGATGGAGATGGTTGGTTGGGAGTTGAGCCGTCATGATGCAGCTTTGACGGCTGCGGAAGTAGAAACAGTGAGAAACTTCGGTACACAAAGAGCGCGTTTAGCAATGGACTGCAACAAAACAGCCTTGGAAGTTTCCATGAAAATGCAAGGTGCTGCTGGTTTAACTCTAGCTGATCCTGTAGCGATCGCAGTTGCTCTTGATCCAACTATTGTCACACGTCAAGGCAAATACTTCGTAGATGTGGAAATAAATAGCGAACTCACCAGAGGCGCTACAGTCGTCGATGAGTTAGGAGTGTTACAAAAACAGCCAAATATCAATGTCGTTTGGGAAATAAATGTACCCAAATGGAAGGAGATTTTATATCGTTGTTTACGGTAG
- a CDS encoding cytochrome P450: MAITTDRPRLTIPGPNPLPIFGRIAPLVGYVQDSIALSRCLFKKYGSVVSLVAGGGTNLYSSEDYCPGTVLAYGPENVREVTSQHEVYHKYPLTGGLYRKRHESPRTETLKHFGVGLFGVNSTNHRQHRQLLMPAFHRQRIESYCDDIVTITQSVLEQLPIGKSVNLCEVMRMLTLRVATKTLFGEDIGNEGGKSARLLQQIGTLLGSPAIAILPFDIPGLPFHRLLSLMAQLDDEMRTLIRQKQAQGLDSKDVLSMLIQARDVDSGLGLAEDELLGHVSVIFAAGHETSANALTWTLFLLSQHPQVAADLLDELESVLQGAPPTVEKLQQLPLLERVIKESLRVLPPVPWNARVTSQPTSLGGYELPTGTEVFVSIYHTHHMPEIFPNPEKFDPQRWEHKEPTMYEYNPFSAGSRICIGAPFALMEIKIVLAMLLTQYRLQYIPQQRLDRDALIVMAPKYGMQMLINKQDRQFTKGVGSVRGNVCEMVELNN; the protein is encoded by the coding sequence ATGGCAATAACCACTGATAGACCGAGATTAACTATACCTGGGCCTAATCCTTTACCCATTTTTGGACGCATTGCACCGCTTGTAGGATATGTTCAAGACTCTATTGCTTTATCGCGTTGTCTATTTAAAAAATATGGTTCAGTGGTGTCTTTAGTAGCAGGAGGCGGGACAAATCTTTACTCATCAGAAGATTACTGTCCTGGTACTGTGCTGGCTTATGGGCCAGAAAATGTTCGAGAGGTTACAAGTCAGCATGAGGTTTATCATAAATACCCCTTAACTGGAGGCTTATATCGTAAGCGTCATGAGTCTCCACGCACGGAAACTTTAAAACATTTTGGTGTAGGTTTATTTGGTGTTAATAGTACAAATCATCGTCAGCATCGCCAATTATTAATGCCAGCTTTTCATAGACAGCGAATTGAGTCTTATTGTGATGATATTGTGACTATTACGCAATCGGTTTTAGAACAATTACCAATAGGTAAATCTGTGAATCTTTGTGAAGTGATGCGAATGCTGACATTGCGCGTCGCTACTAAAACCTTATTTGGTGAGGATATTGGTAATGAGGGGGGTAAGAGTGCCAGATTATTGCAGCAAATTGGTACTTTGTTGGGTTCACCTGCGATCGCCATTCTACCATTCGATATCCCAGGTCTACCTTTCCACCGTCTGCTGAGTTTAATGGCGCAGCTAGATGATGAAATGCGTACCCTCATCCGCCAGAAACAAGCCCAAGGCTTAGACTCAAAGGATGTACTGTCAATGCTTATCCAAGCGCGGGATGTGGACAGTGGCTTAGGATTAGCCGAAGATGAATTACTAGGTCATGTCAGCGTCATCTTTGCAGCAGGTCATGAAACCAGCGCCAACGCCTTAACTTGGACGCTGTTTTTACTTTCCCAACATCCCCAAGTAGCAGCCGACTTACTTGATGAGTTGGAAAGTGTTTTGCAAGGCGCACCACCAACTGTAGAGAAGTTGCAGCAACTACCCTTGTTAGAGCGAGTAATTAAAGAAAGTTTGCGAGTATTACCCCCTGTACCCTGGAATGCGCGAGTAACATCGCAACCAACATCTCTGGGAGGCTATGAATTACCAACAGGGACAGAAGTTTTTGTCAGCATTTACCACACCCATCACATGCCAGAAATCTTCCCCAACCCAGAGAAGTTTGATCCCCAGCGCTGGGAACATAAAGAACCCACGATGTACGAATACAACCCGTTTAGCGCTGGTTCTCGCATTTGTATCGGCGCACCCTTTGCGCTCATGGAGATTAAAATAGTTTTGGCAATGCTGTTAACCCAATATCGCCTGCAATACATTCCTCAGCAACGGTTAGACAGGGATGCACTAATTGTCATGGCTCCCAAATATGGAATGCAAATGCTCATCAACAAGCAAGACCGTCAATTTACCAAGGGTGTGGGTAGCGTCCGAGGTAACGTATGTGAAATGGTAGAACTCAATAATTAA
- a CDS encoding response regulator transcription factor: MDRSATSATAMKEPSMKDHKRLLLIDDDPNLILLVKDYLEFRGYEVVTAENGREALEILEHDVPDMIICDVMMPEMDGYTFVEQVRQNERTSWIPVLFLSAKGQSADRVKGLNKGADVYMVKPFEPEELVAQVESSLKQTIRWKEHQAKGGENGSRIQVPFDVQLTPTELKVVQFVARGLANREIAEELNVSQRTVESHVSNMLGKTNLHNRTELARWAIENQMA, encoded by the coding sequence GACTCCTATTAATTGATGATGACCCTAACCTCATCTTGCTGGTGAAGGACTACTTGGAATTTAGAGGGTATGAAGTCGTCACGGCAGAAAACGGAAGAGAAGCTCTGGAAATTCTTGAACATGATGTTCCAGACATGATCATCTGTGACGTGATGATGCCAGAAATGGACGGATATACCTTTGTTGAACAAGTCCGGCAAAATGAACGTACCAGTTGGATTCCTGTTCTTTTCCTCTCGGCAAAAGGACAAAGTGCAGACCGAGTTAAAGGTCTGAACAAAGGTGCAGATGTTTACATGGTCAAACCTTTTGAACCAGAAGAACTTGTTGCACAAGTAGAATCTTCACTGAAACAGACTATCCGTTGGAAGGAACACCAAGCTAAAGGTGGGGAAAACGGTTCCCGCATTCAGGTTCCTTTCGATGTCCAGTTAACCCCAACCGAACTGAAGGTAGTACAGTTTGTTGCTAGGGGTTTAGCTAACCGTGAAATCGCTGAAGAATTAAACGTTAGTCAGCGCACTGTTGAAAGCCATGTGTCCAATATGTTGGGCAAAACCAATCTCCATAACCGTACTGAACTCGCACGGTGGGCGATTGAAAATCAAATGGCTTAA